The Procambarus clarkii isolate CNS0578487 chromosome 57, FALCON_Pclarkii_2.0, whole genome shotgun sequence genome has a segment encoding these proteins:
- the LOC123744974 gene encoding germ cell nuclear acidic protein-like, which translates to MHRNAFPNAPDSFSKINNAADCSSKDNNAPDCSSKDNNAPDCSSKDNNAPDCSSKDNNAPDCSSKVNNTPDCSPKDNNAPDCSSKDNKAPDCSSKDNNAPDCSSKDNNAPDCSSKDNNAPDCSSKDNNAPDCSSKDNNAPDCSSKVNNTPDCSPKDNNAPDCSYKDNNAPDCSSKDNNAPDCSSNDNNAPDCSSKVNNTPDGSPKDNNAPDCSSKVNNAPDCSSKVNNAPDCSSNLNNAPDGFSKIYYDQDWTFTINKFSRWISHDCYCTRLISQG; encoded by the coding sequence ATGCACCGGAATGCTTTTCCAAATGCTCCAGACAGCTTTTCAAAGATAAATAATGCTGCAGACTGCTCTTCCAAGGATAATAATGCTCCAGACTGTTCTTCCAAGGATAATAATGCTCCAGACTGTTCTTCCAAGGATAATAATGCTCCAGACTGCTCTTCCAAGGATAATAATGCTCCAGACTGTTCTTCCAAGGTAAATAATACTCCAGACTGTTCTCCCAAGGATAATAATGCTCCAGACTGTTCTTCCAAGGATAATAAGGCTCCAGACTGCTCTTCCAAGGATAATAATGCTCCAGACTGCTCTTCCAAGGATAATAATGCTCCAGACTGTTCTTCCAAAGATAATAATGCTCCAGACTGCTCTTCCAAGGATAATAATGCTCCAGACTGCTCTTCCAAGGATAATAATGCTCCAGACTGTTCTTCCAAGGTAAATAATACTCCAGACTGTTCTCCCAAGGATAATAATGCTCCAGACTGTTCTTACAAGGATAATAATGCTCCAGACTGCTCTTCCAAGGATAATAATGCTCCAGACTGCTCTTCCAATGATAATAATGCTCCAGACTGTTCTTCCAAGGTAAATAATACTCCAGACGGTTCTCCCAAGGATAATAATGCTCCTGACTGTTCTTCCAAGGTTAATAATGCTCCAGACTGCTCTTCCAAGGTTAATAATGCTCCAGACTGCTCTTCCAATTTAAACAACGCTCCAGACGGCTTTTCCAAGATTTATTATGACCAAGACTGGACTTTCACGATAAACAAATTTTCCAGATGGATTTCCCATGATTGTTACTGCACCAGACTGATCTCACAAGGTTAG